One Tenebrio molitor chromosome 2, icTenMoli1.1, whole genome shotgun sequence genomic region harbors:
- the ND-18 gene encoding NADH dehydrogenase [ubiquinone] iron-sulfur protein 4, mitochondrial, translating to MASIILRSKALQRCPNLKWSLASISTTSSRCTDDISKSRGQKEAPQISDLALLNPEEVEQRKRLQGYITVDATTDISPVTGVPEEHVKERLVRIYEPAKNAMQSGTDNTGHWEMDFETRERWENPLMGWCSSGDPLSNMKIQFESKEDAIKYCEKNGWDWYVQESSFEKPFKPKSYGVNFSWNKRTRVSTK from the exons ATGGCTTCGATAATCTTACGTTCGAAGGCTCTTCAAAGGTGCCCCAATTTGAAATG gTCTCTCGCGAGCATCTCTACCACATCGAGTAGGTGCACCGACGACATTTCTAAATCCCGAGGTCAAAAGGAAGCCCCCCAGATCAGCGACTTGGCCCTTTTAAACCCGGAAGAAGTGGAACAGCGCAAGAGATTGCAAGGTTACATAACAGTAGATGCGACC ACTGATATTTCGCCAGTGACGGGAGTCCCCGAGGAGCACGTGAAAGAACGCCTGGTGCGCATTTACGAGCCCGCGAAGAACGCGATGCAGAGCGGCACCGACAACACCGGTCACTGGGAGATGGATTTTGAAACGCGAGAGAGATGGGAGAACCCGCTGATGGGGTGGTGCTCGAG TGGCGACCCACTGTCCAACATGAAGATCCAGTTCGAGTCGAAAGAAGACGCCATCAAGTATTGCGAGAAGAACGGTTGGGACTGGTACGTTCAAGAGAGTTCGTTCGAAAAGCCGTTCAAGCCGAAGAGTTACGGAGTGAATTTTTCGTGGAACAAGCGCACGCGCGTCTCCACCAAGTAG
- the LOC138123161 gene encoding beta-hexosaminidase subunit alpha-like, translated as MFKIVVVLVAIFSCSSAINPGPVVHATKGEVWPKPQQQEKSQDFFVIRPHTFSFKAPDNIGCPNFLNDALTRYWTIIATATLKKSWTKQSLLDLDSSLGNLDSLTIELTGECASEEILPAFGDDENYSLTVSAEESLLSAATIWGVLRGLETFSQLIYTEQDVLVINATSITDFPTHPYRGLLLDTSRHFEPVSIIFKTLDAMAYNKLNVFHWHLTDDHSFPYKSRAFPELSDEGAYHPVATVYEQSDVKRVIEYARLRGIRVVPEFDTPGHTRSWGVSHPELLTSCYTGDEANGQLGPMDPSKNTTYEFISQLFAEVTDVFPDSYFHIGGDEVDFECWKSNPDLTAFMAANDLASYEKLENYFIQHVVDILDGLGSNYLVWEEVFVNGVDLPESTVVHVWKFNGGPATLNQVTKAGKYALYSSCWYLSNLHSGGDWNLFYDCYPLEYVDTDEQRQLILGGEVCMWGEYVNEHSVMQRVWPRASAAAERLWSAANVKDMTDAQRRIEEHACRMNRRGIEAQPPNGPGVCL; from the exons ATGTTCAAAATCGTCGTGGTCTTGGTAGCGATTTTCTCTTGTTCTTCTGCGATAAATCCGGGTCCGGTGGTCCACGCCACAAAAGGCGAAGTATGGCCGAAACCCCAACAACAAGAGAAATCGCAAGATTTTTTCGTAATCCGACCTCACACTTTTAGCTTTAAG GCGCCGGACAACATCGGTTGTCCCAACTTCCTCAACGACGCTTTGACTAGATACTGGACGATCATAGCCACTGCGACTCTCAAAAAGAGCTGGACAAAACAAAGTCTACTGGATCTTGACAGCTCTCTCGGAAATCTGGACAGTTTAACGATTGAACTGACCGGAGAGTGCGCCAGCGAGGAGATACTTCCAGCTTTTGGAGATGACGAAAACT ACTCTTTGACTGTTAGCGCCGAGGAGAGTCTTCTGTCAGCGGCCACCATCTGGGGAGTACTGCGCGGCTTGGAGACATTCTCTCAACTGATCTACACAGAACAAGACGTC CTCGTCATCAACGCGACTAGCATCACCGACTTCCCGACGCACCCCTACAGAGGCCTCCTTCTGGACACCTCGCGTCACTTTGAGCCGGTTTCCATCATTTTCAAGACTTTGGACGCCATGGCGTACAACAAACTGAACGTCTTCCATTGGCATCTGACCGACGACCACAGCTTTCCCTACAAGAGTCGCGCTTTTCCAGAACTGAG CGACGAAGGAGCTTACCATCCGGTCGCCACAGTTTACGAACAGAGCGACGTGAAGAGAGTGATCGAATACGCTCGTCTTCGGGGAATTCGAGTGGTTCCGGAGTTCGATACTCCGGGTCACACCAGATCTTGGGGAGTTTCGCACCCTGAACTGTTAACGAGCTGCTACACTGGAGACGAAGCTAACGGACAGTTGGGACCCATGGACCCCTCCAAGAACACGACCTACGAGTTTATTTCGCAGCTGTTCGCGGAAGTCACAGATGTTTTTCCAGATTCTTATTTTCACATCGGTGGAGATGAAGTTGATTTTGAGTGTTG GAAAAGCAATCCTGACTTGACCGCGTTCATGGCAGCCAACGACCTAGCCTCGTACGAAAAACTCGAAAACTATTTTATCCAGCACGTGGtcgatattttagacggtctCGGCTCTAACTACCTCGTCTGGGAGGAAGTCTTCGTCAACGGAGTGGATTTGCCGGAGTCGACGGTGGTTCACGTGTGGAAGTTCAACGGAGGCCCCGCGACTCTAAATCAG GTCACCAAAGCCGGAAAATACGCTTTGTACTCGTCGTGCTGGTACTTGTCCAATCTGCACAGCGGAGGAGACTGGAATTTGTTCTACGATTGCTACCCACTCGAGTATGTCGACACCGACGAACAAAGGCAACTTATTTTGGGTGGTGAGGTCTGCATGTGGGGGGAATACGTCAACGAACACAGCGTGATGCAAAGAGTCTGGCCGAGAGCGAGTGCCGCAGCTGAACGTCTTTGGTCCGCGGCAAATGTTAAGGACATGACCGACGCCCAAAGAAGAATTGAGGAGCACGCTTGCAGGATGAACAGGAGAGGGATCGAGGCTCAGCCGCCTAACGGTCCAGGAGTTTGtctttaa